From the Selenomonas timonae genome, one window contains:
- a CDS encoding S8 family peptidase — MEKRLPIKFFEKRIRDEQRTEGGGSQREDSWILHGDALTHRSQQLVSNMSQVAATFATRKQEKRKLPMVVATTIVEDAIAKSHRGQVVDLLDSDRKSNVIGIASAVQLDEPSNVSNPAKGDKGPPKSKETRRLLSVVTTDELILRIKHALQDTQNFAKLISAIAEIEPFEAQRVDYNPDNRLYRIRLIDYRDPHTNTLAQNLFKAKCHAHGIKIERETRYTRDMNLYRVSLDSMTNLEIMLGFEGIFSIEEAIPIRMDMDSLDDTLVPTAKQPVEGETYPVVGVLDSGIEKNKYLSPWIFRAGEEYYEGQYQDRGHGTMVASVLEYSDELNGTDDTAATGVMMMDAVIVPDLRKETVYPEDIIDNVRDAIERHRDIKIWTMSVGTIEECAKNSFSQYGIALDNIADENNVLIIKSAGNSNAFLYGDEHERITKMADSVRALVVGSIAGEKGQYDIAEIDTPSPFTRCGPGPAYVIKPDLVAYGGNTGRRPDGTTTMTGVRVLDRAGMVARAPGTSFSTPWIARIAAELNHLLAEDFDPLLIKALMVHNAGYPAGQRMNMEDKVKFMGFGMPPGIRDILYNSEHEITLILRDSLPKSQFINILEFPFPKSLVRDDGFYRGQITLTVVSAPILRASEGAEYCQSDISVRFGTMTGIKRRDTSKPMILNPYGSENGANLLREDYYSKIILGVTEEKAFAKERTLLRYGKKFHPIKKYAIDLDEMTAGNRKKLLGKDRKWYMRIEMLCREAIEREFRETGEKLEQEFCVLLTIRDPEGKAPVYNEVTQQLQDRGFVYSDVKLKNEIREYVRIEKDSNTD; from the coding sequence ATGGAGAAACGGCTTCCAATTAAATTCTTTGAAAAAAGAATAAGAGACGAACAGCGCACCGAAGGTGGCGGCAGCCAAAGAGAAGATTCATGGATTCTGCACGGGGATGCACTTACGCACCGCTCGCAGCAGCTTGTATCAAATATGTCACAGGTCGCTGCCACCTTTGCAACACGCAAACAGGAAAAACGTAAACTCCCCATGGTCGTTGCAACTACGATTGTAGAGGATGCGATTGCAAAGTCACATCGCGGGCAGGTGGTTGACCTCCTCGACAGTGATCGGAAGTCCAATGTCATCGGCATTGCATCTGCTGTGCAGCTCGATGAACCCTCAAATGTGTCCAATCCAGCAAAGGGCGACAAAGGGCCGCCGAAATCGAAAGAAACACGGCGGCTCCTATCCGTAGTGACCACAGACGAGCTCATCTTGCGTATCAAGCACGCGCTGCAGGACACACAAAATTTTGCCAAACTGATTTCGGCGATTGCAGAAATCGAGCCGTTTGAAGCGCAACGTGTTGACTATAACCCGGACAATCGTCTGTATCGTATCCGTTTGATTGACTATCGGGATCCGCATACAAACACCTTGGCACAAAATTTGTTCAAGGCTAAATGCCATGCGCATGGAATAAAAATTGAACGGGAGACCCGATACACCAGGGATATGAATCTGTATCGCGTATCGCTCGACAGCATGACCAATTTGGAGATCATGCTTGGCTTTGAGGGTATCTTTTCGATTGAAGAGGCGATTCCGATCCGCATGGATATGGATTCCCTTGATGATACTCTCGTACCAACGGCAAAACAGCCTGTAGAAGGTGAAACATACCCCGTTGTCGGTGTCCTTGACAGCGGAATCGAAAAGAACAAATACCTGTCACCATGGATTTTTAGAGCCGGTGAGGAATATTATGAAGGCCAGTATCAGGACAGAGGGCACGGTACCATGGTGGCATCCGTCTTGGAATACAGCGATGAACTCAATGGTACGGACGATACTGCAGCCACAGGTGTCATGATGATGGATGCGGTCATTGTCCCCGATCTTCGGAAAGAAACGGTTTATCCGGAGGATATCATTGATAACGTCAGAGATGCAATTGAGCGACACCGGGACATCAAGATCTGGACGATGTCCGTTGGTACGATTGAGGAATGTGCCAAAAACTCATTTTCGCAATACGGAATAGCACTGGATAATATTGCCGATGAGAACAATGTGCTCATTATCAAGTCTGCTGGTAACAGCAACGCTTTTCTGTACGGGGACGAACATGAGCGGATTACAAAGATGGCAGATTCCGTCAGGGCACTCGTTGTCGGCTCCATTGCGGGGGAGAAAGGGCAGTATGATATCGCTGAGATTGATACACCGTCTCCGTTTACAAGATGCGGTCCCGGACCTGCCTACGTTATCAAGCCGGATCTTGTCGCTTACGGGGGCAATACGGGAAGGCGTCCGGATGGCACTACTACAATGACGGGCGTGAGGGTTCTTGATCGTGCAGGGATGGTTGCACGCGCACCGGGGACGAGCTTTTCCACGCCGTGGATCGCGCGAATCGCGGCAGAGCTGAATCACCTCCTGGCGGAGGATTTCGACCCGCTGCTCATCAAGGCTCTCATGGTTCATAATGCAGGCTATCCCGCGGGACAGCGCATGAACATGGAAGACAAGGTCAAATTCATGGGGTTTGGAATGCCGCCTGGAATCCGGGATATTCTGTATAACTCGGAGCATGAGATCACGCTGATCCTGCGGGACTCACTTCCCAAAAGTCAGTTTATCAACATTTTAGAGTTTCCCTTTCCGAAGAGCCTGGTTCGTGATGATGGGTTCTATCGTGGTCAGATTACGCTTACCGTAGTCAGTGCGCCCATTCTGCGCGCATCGGAAGGAGCGGAATACTGCCAGTCGGATATCAGCGTGAGATTTGGAACGATGACGGGAATCAAGCGGCGTGATACCAGTAAGCCAATGATTCTAAACCCCTATGGCTCGGAAAATGGTGCAAACCTCCTGCGGGAAGATTACTACAGCAAAATAATACTTGGTGTGACGGAAGAGAAAGCATTTGCAAAGGAAAGAACTCTGTTACGGTATGGAAAGAAGTTTCACCCGATCAAAAAATATGCGATTGATCTTGACGAGATGACCGCCGGAAATAGAAAGAAGCTCCTTGGGAAGGATCGCAAATGGTATATGAGGATCGAGATGCTGTGCCGTGAGGCAATCGAACGGGAATTCAGAGAAACGGGAGAAAAACTGGAGCAGGAGTTTTGCGTTTTGCTCACGATCCGAGATCCCGAGGGGAAAGCGCCAGTATATAATGAGGTCACGCAGCAGCTTCAGGATAGAGGTTTTGTGTATTCGGATGTGAAACTCAAGAATGAGATAAGAGAATATGTCCGTATAGAAAAGGATTCTAATACAGACTGA
- a CDS encoding Dam family site-specific DNA-(adenine-N6)-methyltransferase, whose product MTATNMDMTEEYKAKPILKWAGGKTQLLGELCAKVPSHYGKYIEPFFGGGALFFALEPEYAVLADSNPELINMYREVASDAEQVIAYLEQYENTSERFYEVRALDWKYLPPAEAAARMIFLNKTCFNGLYRVNKKGQFNVPFGRYKNPKICDRAAILAASRVLSRAEIICGDYLDVLEHHAAAGDLIFLDPPYLPISAYADFKRYTKEQFYEEDHVRLAEMVARLHERGCYVILTNSNHPLVHELYAPYRIDTIQTKRHISCNGKSRKGEDVIVTAIPAPYSSITLGEAPLSPQVSHYPPTRFMGSKQKLLHEVWAVASQFGAETITDLFSGSGIVSYMFKAQGKTVLSNDYMAMAATFSKAMVENSTTTLPRSMAERLLVPQRESDHFVARTFRGIYYTDAENDLIDTLRTNIAALRSPYERAIAMTALIRACIKKRPRGIFTYTGHRYDDGRKDLQKSLEEHFLTAVEAVNAAVFDNGGTHRSRLGDAMTLRTQADLVYMDPPYYSPLSDNEYVRRYHFVEGLARDWQGVEIQEHTLTKKFKSYPTPFSTRLGAAEAFDRLFRKFARSVLVVSYSSNSLPTQDEMLALMAKYKEHVEVIPVDYKYAFGNQAAAKTHRNVVQEYLFVGY is encoded by the coding sequence ATGACAGCAACGAATATGGACATGACAGAAGAATATAAGGCAAAGCCCATCCTAAAGTGGGCAGGCGGGAAGACGCAGCTGCTCGGGGAGTTGTGCGCGAAGGTACCGTCGCACTATGGGAAATACATTGAGCCGTTTTTTGGTGGCGGGGCATTGTTTTTCGCGTTGGAGCCGGAGTACGCCGTTCTTGCGGACAGCAATCCGGAGCTCATCAATATGTACCGTGAAGTCGCATCGGACGCAGAGCAGGTTATCGCATATCTGGAGCAGTATGAGAATACCAGCGAGCGCTTCTATGAGGTGCGAGCACTCGATTGGAAGTACCTGCCTCCAGCAGAGGCTGCTGCACGGATGATCTTCCTCAACAAGACATGTTTTAACGGGCTTTATCGTGTCAATAAAAAGGGGCAGTTCAATGTTCCTTTTGGGCGGTATAAAAATCCAAAAATCTGTGATCGTGCGGCGATTCTTGCGGCGTCGCGTGTCCTTTCGCGTGCAGAGATCATCTGTGGCGATTATCTGGATGTATTGGAGCATCATGCGGCGGCGGGGGATCTGATCTTTCTGGATCCGCCGTATCTGCCGATCTCGGCGTATGCGGATTTCAAGCGCTATACGAAGGAGCAGTTCTACGAGGAGGATCATGTGCGCCTCGCAGAGATGGTTGCACGCCTCCACGAGCGTGGCTGCTATGTGATCCTTACGAACTCGAATCATCCGCTCGTGCATGAGCTTTATGCGCCATACCGGATTGACACCATCCAGACAAAGCGCCATATTTCCTGCAATGGAAAGAGTCGTAAAGGGGAAGATGTAATCGTAACGGCAATCCCTGCGCCGTACTCGAGTATTACGCTCGGTGAGGCTCCCCTTTCGCCGCAGGTTTCACACTATCCGCCGACGCGCTTCATGGGGTCGAAGCAGAAGCTTCTCCATGAGGTTTGGGCGGTCGCGTCACAGTTTGGCGCAGAGACCATTACAGATCTCTTTTCTGGCTCGGGGATTGTCAGCTATATGTTCAAGGCTCAGGGCAAGACTGTCCTGAGCAATGATTATATGGCGATGGCGGCGACGTTTTCCAAGGCGATGGTGGAAAACAGTACGACGACTCTGCCGCGCAGTATGGCGGAACGACTGCTCGTCCCGCAGAGGGAATCGGATCACTTTGTGGCGCGGACGTTTCGGGGAATCTACTATACGGACGCGGAGAATGATCTGATTGATACGCTGCGGACGAATATCGCCGCGCTTCGGAGCCCCTATGAGCGTGCGATTGCGATGACCGCGCTTATCCGTGCCTGCATCAAGAAACGTCCCCGCGGTATATTTACATATACGGGACATCGCTATGACGATGGCAGGAAGGACTTGCAAAAGTCGCTAGAGGAACATTTCCTCACGGCGGTGGAGGCGGTGAATGCGGCGGTCTTTGACAACGGCGGGACGCATCGCTCACGCTTAGGCGATGCAATGACACTGCGCACACAGGCGGATCTCGTCTACATGGATCCGCCCTACTACTCGCCGCTCTCGGACAATGAATATGTGCGGCGCTATCATTTCGTCGAGGGTCTGGCGCGCGATTGGCAGGGAGTGGAGATTCAGGAGCATACGCTGACGAAGAAGTTTAAATCATATCCGACGCCCTTTTCGACACGGCTCGGGGCGGCAGAGGCATTTGACCGCCTGTTTCGGAAATTCGCGCGGAGCGTACTCGTGGTTTCCTATTCCTCGAACAGTCTACCGACGCAGGATGAGATGCTCGCGCTGATGGCAAAGTACAAGGAGCACGTTGAGGTGATCCCTGTGGACTACAAGTATGCGTTTGGCAATCAGGCGGCGGCGAAAACGCATCGGAATGTGGTGCAGGAATATCTCTTCGTTGGCTATTGA
- a CDS encoding AlwI family type II restriction endonuclease, which translates to MERDIDIWLVGNTGLRSPNRIQEGFRIYAESPFVGNFRGRDNEIGFMNLLNERGIIHNEAGKDASGSHARKWRLMFAKNGLIYPPLKKVDGSQAELGALDAITPFGRTFLAADTYPAMQECFLRAMSVAQFPLPGEGYFAPLRWVLTIMLELERRTGLSEISRIEFALWAQTTTPQDDLSAVVDRILDLRERRQHAALKRKFDRGEIERRAECYHKKADNFLDYADMNMRYLRITGIFQRRGRGLMILPTKHVLAEQLAQSSVSENSLLHAYKMLCAGAPLPTDDVPVARKLLDALQKLLKERHIAFEPPAPPLETAVQINVARQRLEQLLAQTDELQYAQRQCHEWREISDYMTLILRGGGKKSYDEDYEIEVPRDELPVYLEWILWRAILAINHLTTMPYEVRGFKMDADFMPVSTAGGGKGDLYSEFDDFAILTEVTMSSSSRQEAMEGEPVRRHVSDAVLRWAPKPVYGLFIAVKIDTNTAETFRHGIWYTKQEERQELQIVPLTLAQYRTYFNAMFASGNAVPTRVRELLLLCAKDRAAMDAPLWKAHVEKIVQSRAQMLMESARSTYVYEDVEAHKAAEEFSSYRK; encoded by the coding sequence ATGGAGCGGGACATTGACATCTGGCTGGTCGGCAATACGGGGCTGCGCAGTCCGAACCGCATTCAAGAGGGCTTTCGCATCTATGCGGAGTCTCCCTTTGTGGGGAATTTTCGCGGGCGGGACAATGAGATCGGCTTTATGAATCTCCTGAACGAGCGCGGGATTATTCACAACGAGGCGGGGAAGGATGCGTCCGGCAGTCATGCGCGCAAGTGGCGGCTGATGTTTGCGAAAAATGGGCTGATCTATCCACCGCTGAAAAAGGTGGACGGATCGCAGGCGGAGCTTGGCGCGCTTGATGCGATTACGCCGTTTGGGCGGACATTCCTCGCGGCGGATACCTATCCTGCAATGCAGGAGTGCTTTCTGCGTGCGATGAGCGTTGCACAGTTTCCGTTGCCGGGGGAAGGTTATTTCGCACCACTGCGTTGGGTGCTGACAATTATGTTGGAACTCGAGCGACGCACGGGCTTGTCTGAGATCAGTCGCATCGAGTTTGCCCTCTGGGCACAGACGACAACACCGCAGGACGATCTCTCTGCCGTTGTGGATCGCATACTTGACCTCAGGGAGCGTCGTCAACATGCTGCGTTGAAGAGGAAATTTGATCGCGGCGAAATCGAGCGGCGTGCGGAGTGCTACCACAAGAAAGCGGATAATTTTCTCGACTACGCAGATATGAATATGCGCTATCTCAGGATCACAGGCATCTTCCAACGCAGAGGCAGAGGTCTGATGATCCTGCCGACGAAGCATGTTCTGGCGGAGCAACTTGCGCAGTCATCGGTGTCGGAGAATTCGCTCCTGCATGCATATAAAATGCTGTGTGCCGGAGCTCCTCTGCCGACGGACGATGTTCCCGTTGCGCGTAAATTGTTGGATGCGCTGCAAAAACTCCTAAAGGAGCGGCACATCGCATTTGAGCCTCCCGCGCCACCTCTCGAGACAGCGGTACAGATCAATGTTGCACGACAGAGACTTGAGCAGCTCTTGGCGCAGACGGACGAATTACAGTATGCGCAGCGCCAATGCCACGAGTGGCGTGAGATCTCGGACTATATGACACTTATCCTGCGCGGCGGCGGGAAGAAGAGCTATGATGAGGACTACGAAATCGAGGTGCCGCGGGATGAGTTGCCTGTGTACCTCGAGTGGATTCTGTGGCGTGCAATTCTTGCCATCAATCACCTGACTACAATGCCGTACGAGGTGCGCGGATTCAAGATGGATGCGGACTTTATGCCGGTCAGCACCGCAGGCGGCGGCAAGGGCGATCTCTACAGCGAGTTCGACGATTTTGCGATCCTCACGGAGGTTACGATGTCCTCGTCCTCGCGGCAGGAAGCGATGGAGGGGGAGCCGGTGCGGCGGCATGTCTCTGACGCTGTTTTGCGCTGGGCACCAAAGCCTGTTTACGGACTCTTCATCGCGGTGAAGATTGATACGAATACCGCCGAAACCTTCCGTCACGGGATATGGTATACGAAACAGGAGGAGCGGCAGGAGCTTCAGATCGTCCCGTTGACGCTCGCGCAGTATCGGACGTATTTCAATGCGATGTTTGCGTCCGGCAATGCGGTGCCGACACGCGTGCGCGAGCTGCTCCTCCTCTGTGCGAAAGATCGTGCGGCAATGGATGCGCCTCTATGGAAGGCGCATGTGGAGAAGATTGTGCAAAGTCGCGCACAGATGCTCATGGAGAGCGCGCGGAGTACATATGTATATGAAGATGTCGAAGCACATAAAGCGGCAGAGGAGTTTTCTTCGTATAGGAAATAG
- a CDS encoding TNT domain-containing protein codes for MKLIDRLLPMTARDAGGHMRRSILSAVSAALFVLTTLVTPQIGTDTAPSIGQTAVAAEVRAQEQPPYWKMYYNFAPPTDEFIAELAAEQGMTYTLGKGGEARFYADDGRPIYPSNDGAVGVIVTVTLPSGDVLTRYGKPTGRYVSPDGMTFEQRALPSSTSEGDFHIYIVERSIDGVEKGKIAPWFGRAGGGIQYKLPDRIVTLMEAQPPFLSEMEEEREAA; via the coding sequence ATGAAACTCATCGACCGCCTCCTCCCCATGACGGCGCGTGACGCAGGAGGGCACATGCGCCGCTCCATCCTGAGCGCTGTCAGTGCTGCACTCTTCGTCCTCACCACGCTCGTCACGCCGCAGATCGGCACGGACACCGCCCCCTCCATCGGACAGACCGCTGTCGCCGCAGAGGTGCGTGCGCAGGAGCAGCCCCCCTACTGGAAGATGTACTACAACTTTGCCCCGCCGACCGATGAATTCATCGCGGAGCTTGCCGCCGAACAGGGCATGACGTACACCCTCGGCAAGGGGGGCGAGGCGCGCTTCTATGCCGACGACGGCCGCCCCATCTACCCGAGCAACGACGGCGCGGTTGGTGTGATTGTGACGGTTACGCTCCCCTCGGGCGATGTGCTGACGCGCTACGGGAAGCCGACGGGTCGCTATGTCTCGCCCGACGGCATGACGTTCGAGCAGCGGGCACTGCCGAGCAGCACGAGCGAGGGCGACTTCCACATCTACATCGTCGAGCGCAGCATTGACGGCGTCGAGAAGGGCAAGATCGCCCCGTGGTTCGGCCGCGCGGGCGGCGGCATCCAGTACAAACTCCCCGACCGCATCGTCACACTGATGGAGGCACAGCCGCCATTTCTGAGTGAGATGGAGGAGGAGAGGGAAGCGGCGTAA